Genomic segment of Streptomyces sp. NBC_01210:
TACACCGCAGGGGAGATCGCAGTGGGCGCTGACCTTCACCTTGGGGGCAAACAGGCGGGAGAGCATTGAGCTGTCCTTCCTCGTGATCGTCTTCTCAGGTGGGACATTACTCCGTGAGAGACGCGTTTTCGCGGGTGCCCCCTAGGGCTTAGGACAAAAGTCCAGGGTCAGTATGGGACCGGTGGCCGAACATACCGTGGGACTCGGAGGTGGCGGATGACTGAGCAGGGGCGGGAGCCGAGAGCGCCATTCGGGGTCGCCGAAGTGACGGGTCCTTCCATGTACCCGACGTTGAAGCACGGCGATCAACTGCTGGTGCACTACGGCGCGGAGGTGAAGGCCGGCGACGTCGCCGTACTGCGCCATCCGCTGCAACAGGATCTGCTCATCGTGAAGCGGCTCGTCGAGCGGCGCGAGGACGGCTGGTGGGTGCTCGGGGACAACCCGGGGGCGGAGGGGGACAGCCGGCTGTTCGGCACAGTGCCCCACGAGTTGCTGCTGGGGCGGGTGCGCGGCAGATACCGGCCGCTGGCCGAGGATCAGCGGTCGGTTCGCGGGGTCGTCTCCTGGGCGGC
This window contains:
- the sodX gene encoding nickel-type superoxide dismutase maturation protease, with the translated sequence MTEQGREPRAPFGVAEVTGPSMYPTLKHGDQLLVHYGAEVKAGDVAVLRHPLQQDLLIVKRLVERREDGWWVLGDNPGAEGDSRLFGTVPHELLLGRVRGRYRPLAEDQRSVRGVVSWAASSLRLVLADRSVSRRLRAR